A region from the Candidatus Electrothrix scaldis genome encodes:
- a CDS encoding HAD family hydrolase gives MIIKGLIFDINGTVTDINTNEWHSEIYRVLSNLLLYQGISLSEQEVRDLYYRLLKSQRKAGEEEYPEFDATGIFREMIDLHATEFTRSLPAAKLEQLPLFLAETFRATSLFRLKRYRGVKDTIRELQQQYQLAALSDGQTAWAVPELRAAGLLDYFTPVIVSGDHGFRKPDQRLFTMTLEAMQLQPEEVLFIGNDMYRDVFGAQQFGLKTVFFKSNQGQQKYEGTEPDYIIYNFPELLNAVRFFAEQPDQFDGVED, from the coding sequence ATGATCATCAAAGGGCTTATTTTTGATATTAATGGTACAGTCACGGACATTAATACCAATGAATGGCATAGTGAAATTTATCGCGTCCTCAGTAATCTGCTCCTGTATCAGGGGATTTCCTTAAGTGAGCAGGAGGTCCGCGACCTGTATTATCGTCTGCTCAAGAGCCAGCGTAAGGCAGGCGAAGAAGAGTATCCTGAGTTTGATGCAACTGGCATTTTTCGGGAGATGATTGATCTGCACGCAACCGAGTTTACCCGGAGTTTACCAGCAGCAAAGCTGGAGCAACTGCCACTCTTTCTGGCTGAAACCTTTCGGGCCACTTCACTTTTCCGTTTGAAACGCTACCGGGGCGTGAAGGATACGATTAGAGAACTCCAGCAACAGTATCAGCTGGCAGCCCTCTCTGACGGGCAGACGGCCTGGGCCGTACCGGAGCTTCGGGCCGCTGGTCTGCTTGATTATTTTACCCCGGTGATTGTCTCTGGCGACCACGGCTTCCGCAAGCCGGACCAACGGCTCTTCACCATGACCCTGGAGGCCATGCAGCTTCAACCTGAAGAGGTCCTCTTTATTGGTAATGACATGTACCGCGATGTCTTTGGCGCCCAGCAGTTTGGCCTGAAAACCGTCTTCTTCAAATCCAATCAGGGCCAGCAAAAGTATGAAGGCACAGAGCCGGATTATATTATCTATAATTTTCCTGAGCTCCTGAACGCGGTTCGTTTCTTTGCTGAGCAGCCGGATCAGTTCGATGGGGTGGAGGACTAG
- the nadA gene encoding quinolinate synthase NadA: MTNDSFTASEIDKETKRLHERLHKLGWTREGCRLLAPTTLEINTLKKEQGALILVHSYQTPDIMYGVADFVGDSYDLSRKASEHPAQKIIFSSVYFMGETAKLLNPEKEVLVPRKAGCSLADSITAEQVRELRKQYPDAGVVCYVNTYASVKAESDACCTSSNVQAVVQAMPQEEIIFIPDQMMGMNLQNMTSKTIIPWQGTCIVHDEFNENSIQQIRQQFPDAEILAHPECSPGIVSLVDFVGGTAAMLKHVQSSPATTFMLVTECGLTDRFKAECTEKNIVGSCILCPYMKEIGLTDILDTLKNPPPENRVELEPALAEKARACLDNMFALEKKSNSST, translated from the coding sequence ATGACAAACGATTCTTTTACAGCATCAGAAATCGACAAAGAGACAAAGCGCCTGCATGAAAGGCTGCATAAGCTTGGTTGGACACGAGAGGGATGCCGTTTACTGGCACCGACCACCCTTGAAATCAACACCTTAAAAAAGGAACAAGGCGCGCTTATCCTTGTCCATTCCTATCAAACGCCTGACATCATGTACGGTGTGGCTGACTTTGTTGGTGATTCCTACGACCTCAGCCGTAAAGCAAGCGAGCACCCTGCCCAGAAAATTATCTTCAGTTCTGTCTATTTTATGGGCGAAACAGCCAAGCTGCTCAACCCTGAAAAAGAAGTCTTAGTTCCCAGAAAGGCAGGTTGCTCACTGGCAGACTCAATCACAGCTGAACAGGTCAGAGAGTTACGGAAACAATACCCGGATGCCGGAGTTGTCTGTTATGTGAACACCTATGCCTCGGTAAAAGCTGAAAGCGATGCCTGCTGCACCTCGTCCAATGTGCAAGCGGTTGTTCAAGCCATGCCCCAGGAAGAAATCATCTTTATTCCTGATCAGATGATGGGCATGAACCTCCAGAACATGACCTCCAAAACCATCATCCCCTGGCAAGGCACCTGTATTGTTCATGATGAATTCAATGAAAACAGTATACAGCAGATCAGGCAGCAGTTCCCTGATGCTGAAATCCTGGCCCACCCGGAATGTTCTCCCGGCATCGTGAGTCTGGTTGATTTTGTCGGCGGTACAGCAGCCATGCTCAAGCACGTGCAAAGTTCCCCAGCTACAACCTTCATGCTGGTCACCGAATGCGGCCTGACAGATCGTTTCAAGGCGGAATGTACAGAAAAAAATATTGTTGGCAGCTGTATCCTCTGCCCCTATATGAAAGAGATAGGGCTTACAGATATACTCGACACCCTGAAAAATCCACCACCTGAAAACAGAGTGGAGCTGGAACCAGCTCTGGCTGAAAAAGCCCGGGCCTGCCTGGACAATATGTTTGCTTTGGAAAAGAAATCAAACTCTTCGACCTGA
- a CDS encoding dockerin type I domain-containing protein, which produces MIKKVSVILVCISICYFTTAQGAIVSALYENLSSTEPPPQDYHSVWSSSSTGTHTYIAGPSSDKPNASWAANQMFIVKYDNETMTPVDEVTFPVNGYPYFVRELDGKVYIGGVYSNNTSWNFKGFFWILDSSFNVLSQYDFNSYSVYDFTIANSKVYLIGSKHGSPRNVIVRKYDINMFFENELVLPGSGNDYGWDVQYHTDGNIYIAGYTQNGISGYPGSPGDSYFVAQIDNTLSAVNDLIYVGGSGNEFYNDFDIVINGNNLYLGASTESTDMPGAVASTFKGEADAFVAMIDISGPLNILKTLYLGGTGSEMMRGDVFVGNSQGGYLYYGGYTTSTDFEEVPEVAVQKNNAGGIDFFIAKVSFDLSGAIATYIGGAGNDISYAFSADVIPGGDSYLFAAGFTNSSPFPDDPTGGLKKTVTQAAFLTRIDRIMVMKKGDVNDDNCVNGFDWSRLNTYLNNPNSEELEEWEFFVFDLDEDGDLDNDDLDILKELMEPCKDKI; this is translated from the coding sequence ATGATAAAAAAAGTATCCGTAATTTTAGTTTGTATTTCCATATGTTATTTTACAACCGCTCAAGGAGCAATAGTTTCGGCATTATACGAAAATCTCTCATCGACAGAACCACCGCCACAGGACTATCATTCTGTCTGGAGTTCATCCTCAACCGGAACTCATACTTACATAGCCGGACCCTCAAGCGACAAGCCCAATGCATCATGGGCTGCGAATCAGATGTTTATCGTCAAGTACGATAATGAGACCATGACCCCTGTTGACGAAGTGACATTTCCCGTAAATGGCTATCCGTATTTTGTCAGAGAACTGGATGGAAAAGTGTATATAGGAGGGGTGTATTCCAATAATACCAGTTGGAATTTCAAAGGATTTTTTTGGATTTTAGACTCCAGTTTTAATGTCCTGAGTCAATACGATTTTAATTCTTATTCTGTTTATGATTTTACCATTGCTAACAGTAAGGTATATCTTATCGGATCTAAACACGGCAGCCCGCGGAATGTCATTGTACGAAAATATGACATAAATATGTTTTTTGAAAATGAGCTTGTTTTGCCTGGAAGCGGAAATGATTATGGATGGGATGTTCAATATCATACGGATGGTAATATATATATTGCCGGATATACCCAAAATGGCATTTCTGGATATCCCGGTTCTCCGGGAGATTCTTATTTTGTAGCGCAAATTGATAACACCCTTTCCGCCGTGAACGATCTTATCTACGTCGGAGGAAGTGGAAATGAATTTTATAATGACTTTGATATCGTAATAAATGGTAATAACCTCTATTTAGGAGCTAGTACTGAATCAACCGACATGCCCGGTGCAGTAGCCAGCACATTTAAGGGGGAGGCAGATGCATTTGTTGCAATGATTGACATTTCAGGCCCTCTCAACATATTGAAAACCTTATATCTTGGCGGTACCGGTTCTGAAATGATGCGGGGTGATGTTTTTGTGGGAAACAGTCAGGGGGGCTACTTATATTATGGGGGATATACAACTTCGACTGACTTTGAGGAGGTTCCCGAGGTTGCCGTGCAGAAAAATAATGCAGGGGGAATTGACTTCTTTATCGCAAAAGTCAGTTTTGATTTATCTGGAGCAATTGCCACCTACATCGGAGGCGCGGGAAATGATATTTCCTATGCGTTCAGTGCTGATGTAATACCGGGCGGAGATTCCTATTTGTTTGCAGCAGGTTTTACAAACAGCTCGCCTTTTCCAGATGATCCTACAGGCGGATTAAAAAAAACGGTCACTCAGGCAGCCTTTTTGACACGCATTGATCGTATCATGGTGATGAAAAAGGGTGATGTGAACGATGATAACTGCGTAAACGGATTTGATTGGAGCAGGTTGAATACTTATTTGAATAATCCAAACTCCGAAGAGTTAGAGGAATGGGAATTCTTTGTATTCGATCTTGATGAAGATGGTGATCTGGATAATGATGATCTGGATATACTTAAAGAGCTTATGGAGCCTTGTAAAGATAAAATATAA
- a CDS encoding AIR synthase-related protein, whose translation MLGVNPLFIANKGKLVAFVPPEDAEAVLATMRQTKYGEDATIIGRVLDAGKAQVQLQTAIGGTRLLDMLPRIY comes from the coding sequence ATGCTGGGGGTTAATCCACTCTTTATCGCCAATAAGGGCAAGCTGGTTGCCTTTGTCCCACCAGAGGATGCCGAGGCAGTGCTTGCCACTATGCGCCAGACCAAGTACGGGGAGGATGCGACGATTATAGGGAGGGTGCTTGATGCAGGGAAGGCACAGGTGCAGCTGCAAACAGCCATTGGTGGTACCCGGCTGCTGGATATGCTGCCGAGGATTTATTGA